The sequence GCCATTCGGTGCCCGTGCGATCACTTACCCACGCCTCCCCCAGGTCCGTGGTCGCCAATAGGCCGCCGTCGCGATGGGGATGAAGCCCGACGAGCTGACCACTCGGTACCCTAAAAATCTCGTCCCAGTAGAGCCCTGCATACGTTTGGCGAAACACGGCACTGGGGTAGGCTTGCGCGCGCCATGTGTCGCCGTTGGCAGACTCCACTTGGTCAACAAACCTTGGGCTGCCCGTAGACTCATCCGACCGACCTAGCCCGGGTAGACCGCTCGTCATGAGCAACACACCACCCAGCAACGCCGCTCCAGCTGCAGCTCCAGCGTATGCTCTCCACCGAGCTCTCGAGTTAAACATGATCTTCTTGCTCCGAATCTCGTTGACTCAACGAGGGTTGCGTAAGCCCATTCAACGCTTGACTAACGCCAACGTGCACTTGCTATAGGTACCGAGTTACCTACGAACGTGGAGTGCTCCAAGATCACACAACGTCGCACGCAAGCCTGAGAACCGTTACTCAGCAGGAAAAATTCCCATGACGCCGCATCGCAGTGCTCTTAGCTACAAACACCTCTGACTTACGCGTAACGGGTTCACCGATTCGAACCCCGCCTTACGCACGATTCCGCTATCCGATCACTTAACTTTACATCTGCCCTCGTACTCCAAGCAGACCTAATACTCAGCAACGAACGCAGATTTGAGCACATGCCCTCAAAGGCCATGGCGACAAGCGACCGTGCGCGGCATCACCCGATCGATGAAACTGGTACGTAGGTCAACAGTGGCTTGACTGGAGTGCGACATATCGACTCCACAGCACACTGCCCTGACGGGACCACCGAAAAAACCGAGTGTTTCGCCTCGAGCCCCAGGAGGCTCGCATGAATGCGAGGCACTGATCATCACCGCCCTGCTGACCTTCGCGCCGCTCTCCCATGCCGCGCTCCTCGACTTCGACACCGATGGCGTCGGCACTCCCTTTGAGGGCACTAGCGACTTCTTTGCCGCTGACGAATACGAAGGCGTGTTGATCACCGATAGCGATCCGAAACACACGCTTCAGCCGCTGCGCCCAGCTCACCGACCGACGTCTTACGGACGCCGTGGGGCGGTCTGCTCCGCGCCACCATCGGGGACTGCACCAGCCCCTGCCCTGCCACCGCTACGCCCGCGACCCGATGGCGTCACCGCACCACGCCACTTCGCATTCGGCGCCAGAACACACAACGTGCTTCAACGTCAAGGCGACCTGGCAGGATACTTGAAGCGGTAGGTTTGCCACGCACGCTTTTCTGTCAGGTGACTCAGCTCGGAAGATCGTGGCTCGAGGTCTACAAAAGGGGGGGTGCGCAGATGACTACGGTCGGTTGGGTCGGCTACCTGTTCACCGAGATCGAGGAAAGCACGCAGCGCTGGGAGCGTGTGCCGGAACAGATGCAACGGGCAACAAAGCGTCACGACGAGATAGTCGACAGCCAAATCGCCATGCACGGTGGCAGCACTGTTCATCGCGCAGGCGACGGCATTTTCGCCCTGTTCGAAAAGGGCAGTTCAATCGAGTGCGCCGTGGAACTTCAACGCGCGCGCGAGAACTGACTGGGCCGAGGTAGGCGGCCTGTGGGTTCGCTTGGATGTCCACGTTGCTCCGAGAAGCAAGTTTCCCTGATCGACAACCCCAGCGCGAACCGGGCCGCACGAATCATGAGCTACGGCTAGGGCGGTCAGATCGTGGTGAGCGCTGCGGCCATTGACGTCAACGGGCTTCCGAACGCCACCGAGGCGAACGACCAGGGCTACGCACACCTCAAGGGACTGCAGGCGCCGCTGCGCTTGTACTCCGTTACCCATCCGGAGATGGTACGCACGGCGTTTCCACCGCTGCGCTCCACCGGAGCAGCAAATCGATTACCGACCCCCGAACGGCCCATTGTTCGGTCGCAAAGCGGAGTTAGCGGCCCTTCTTCACTTGCTCCGGGAGGCGGACCGCGCCTTGTGACCGTTACGGGTCCCGGCGGCAACGGCAAGACCGCGCTTGCTACCCACGTTGCCGCTGAGCTCGTTCGCCAGCGACTATCGCCTACTTCGCTCCGCTTTCCCAAGCGCTTAAGCTAGACAACGCCGACGAGGCCACCGCACTAACGAGCGCCTCAGTACGACGGCACCTTCACCAAGACCCGCCTAGCTCGTTTACTTAGCACGAGTCATGACCGATCGGCTGCGCCATCCGTCGGGCCCGGCATTGGCGTTCCCTGCGAGAGCGCATGTTGCCACCGGGAACTGGTCCCCAGCCGGTACAAGCCCGACTAGGCCCACTTACATCCAGGGATGCCTCTCCCAGGGTTCGCCCTGCGCGATGAACCACGTGCGTGGGGTGAGGATAGCGCGACGTTAGTCGTTGCTGAGGACCTCTCCTCACGTCGGCGGCATCTGCATAGCCCACCTTTTAGTACCGTCGTGGGGTGTCGCGCGACCTGCACGCGGAGAATCAGCACCTCACGCAGGCGGGCAATTGACAGCGCCGGTTAAGCCACGGCCGGGGAAGCGAGATGGGGGGCAGGCCGCGAACCCACAACGGCAACATTCGTGCTGGGCAGTGCAGCAACAATTTAACAGTTGATCGTGAATTGTAAAACGCTAGAATCAAGTCCGTGGCGTAAAGCCCAACGACGAGCATAACAAGGGTAGCCCGCGACCAGGGGAAGGTTTTGCGCTGCAAGCTGACCGCGTTGCGGCACGCGAGGGACTCGATCTCCACGCTAATCGCTGAAGCGCCCCTAGCCACGCTGCTGCTGCCTGCGGCGTCGAGGGCGCGCGTCATGGTTCCCTTGTGCACTGCCCCGACGTTCCCTTCGGCCCGACGACGGTATCCCTCAGGTGTTTTATGAAAATTAATCGGTTGCTGAACATCGCCTGGTCCGCGCTCTTGCTCGGGCTGCTGGCTGCGCCAGCGGTGGGCCAGATAGCGCCAGTCAGCCTAGAACTCATCTCCTCGGACCGCGTTGACCGCTTCAACTTCGAGTATGAGTATCGTCTGCGCGTCACTAACGAAGGGGCTCAGAACGCAAGCAGCGTGACGGCCACCATTAGCACCGACTCTGTTTACCTCACGTTGGTAGACGACGGGGCGAGTTTCGGTCCCGTAGGGGCTGGGGACACGGTTGCGAGCACGGACACCTTTCGCGTGCGCCACAACCGCCGAGGCCCCTTCAACGAGGACGACCTCAGCTACCAGTTCGATGCGGTTCTAGAACCACTATTGTCGGTCACCATCGAGACGCCCGCGCCGTTCACTACGGTCGGTGGCAGCCCACTCGAGGTCACGGGAACAGTGCAGCCAGAGGACGCGGAACTTACGGTCAACGGCGAGAGCGTGGTCCCCAGCGGCGGCACCTTCAGCACGCAGGTTGAGCTCAGCGAGGGTGAGAACATCATCCTCGCGCGCGTCATGGCGGGCGAGATGCAGGTGACTGACTCGCTCAGCGTGACCCTGGACACCACCCCACCGGCGGTCACCATCGACTCGCACAGCGAAGGCGGCGAAGTGTTCACGGACACGATCACCGTGACCGGTGCCGTCACGGACATCGTGCGCGGCAGCTCGCCGCAGGAAGAGACCTCGGTCACCGTGAATGGGGTTGCGGCCAGCGTCGCCAACAGCAGCTACTCGGCCAGCGTGCCCCTGGTGCTTGGTCAGAATACGATCACGGCCACGGCCACGGATCTGGTGGGGAACGTCGCCGCGCGGACCATTACGCTCATTTACAGCGAACCCACGGGCGGGCAACTCGTCGCCGAGAGCGGTGACGGCCAATCGGCAATGATCCGCCAGGCCTTGGCCGCACCCCTCGTCGTGCGCCTCACCGACGCGCAGGCCCAACCGGTCCCTAACGAGACGGTAGTATTCCGGGTCACCCAGGGCTCGGGCACGGTGCAGACGGGACTGTCGGGCGAAGAGCGCGCCGTGATGGCGACGACCGACGCCGACGGCCGCGCGTCCGTCAACTTCACCCTCGGTGAGCGCGCGGGTACTGCCAACCAGAAGGTGCGCGCACAGGTGGTCGGGTTCCCGACGCAAGTCGTGTTCACCGCGTCGGCCCTGCCTCGTCTTGGTAACAAGGTCAGCATTTCCACCGGCAACAACCAGGTGGGCGCGACCGGAGAGCGGTTGCCGTTACCGCTAGTCGTGTTGATTACGGACAGCGGCGCCAACGACGTTGCCGGCGCGCGCGTCCTGTTCGAGGCGTCGGCTGGTGGCGGCACCTTCGACAACGGCGCCAGCAGCCAGACCGTGGTGACGGACATGGACGGTCGTGCCGCCGTCCGCTTAACGCTCGGCACCCTATCGGGACGAGATGCGCAGCGCGTGACGGCCACGCTGCTGGACGCAGAGAACGCCAACGCGCCGCCTCGCGCAGGCTTCACGGCCAGCGCCTTCGACGCCGGTCCCGTCAGTGAAACCACGGTTGTGGGCGTGGTACTCGACAACCAAGACGAGCCCCTAGAGGGAGTCACCGTCTCCATCGAGGGGACAGAGCGCCAAGACGTGACGGGCGCCGACGGCCAGTTCCGCATTACCGAAGTGCCAGCGGGCTCCGTACACGTGGTGGCCGACGGCTCCACGATCCCCGGCGAGGACACCTACCCCAACCTCAGCTTCCCCTTGGTAACCATCGCCGGCGCTCAGAACGAGCTGCCTGCACCTATCTACATGGTCAGGTTGGACACGGATAACGCGGTCTTCGCCGGCCCCGAGGATGTGTCCCTCACCCTGCCCCGCTTCCCCGGTTTCCGCCTGGACATCGCCGCCAACTCCGTGACCTTCCCCGACGGCTCGCGCGAAGGCCTGGTCTCGGTCACGCCGGTGAACACGGCAGCCGTGCCGATGCCGCCGCCAGACGGCATGCAGCCGCGGTTCATCATTACCATCCAGCCGAGTGACACGATCTTTGATCCGCCAGCGCGCCTGACCTTGCCGAACTTCGAGGGCTACGAGCCGGGTGCCCAGGTGGAGATGTTCTCCTTCGATCACGACCTGGAGGCGTTCGTCTCCATCGGCCTCGGCACGGTGAGTGAGAACGGCGCGGAGATTAGCTCGAACGTTGGCGTAGGCGTGGTCAAGGCTGGCTGGCACTGCGGATCGCAGCCCGGTGGCAGCGGTTGCACCAATGACTGCGCCGAGTGCCAGCAGTGCGACGACAACTGTGTCTGCCAGCCCGACGACTCGCAAATGCCCGAGTCGCGCTGCAAGGAATGCATGGGTGGTGAGGCCGTAAACAAGGCCGACGGCACCATGCCGGACCCCGACAACATGTGCATCCTGTGCATGGGCGGCGAAGAGGAAGAAGTGTCGTTGGGCGACTGGATGGCCCAAGCCGGCAGCACCTTCGAGTTCCCCGCAATCTTCGAGAACGAGTACGAGACCAAGATCAACCTCATTCCCGGTGTAATGGTCAACTTGACGCCCAGCGTGTCGGTCAACTCCGGGCGCATACGCGACTGCTGCAACAAGGACACGGGCGAGCTGGTCACCGGCGGCAACGTCGAGTCTTCCGGTTCGGGCATGCTCACGGGCTCCGCGTCCGCCAGCATCTTCCCGCCCGGCGGCGGGCTCAATCAGTGGGACTTCGAGGTTGAGCTGTTCGATGCCTTCGGGGTGGAGGTGGAGATCGAGGCCGCGGGCCGCGTGGGCGTATTCCTCACTGCCGCCTTCAACTTCTCCGGCGAAGTGGGCTTCCGCACGGACACCTGTAACAGCGAGCAGTGTGGGTTCGGCAACATCGGCGGCAACGTCACCCTCGATCTAGCGCCCACGATCCAAGCTACCGCCTGCTTGGAAATCGAGGTCTTTGGCGATGAGAGCGAAAACTGCCTGCCTGAGCTCGAGATCACCCCCATCGGCCTGCAGGGCTCGATCGGCGGCAGCTTGAGCTTCAACGGCAACAGCTGCGACTCGGGCCTGTCTGGTGAAATCACCCTCGGCCAGATACTGCTGCGCGCGGAAGTCACGATACCGGGCTACGGGCCATTCATCGGCTTTGAGTTCGTGATCTTCGAGGGCTTCTGATGAACGGGTTGAGGCTGCGAATGCAGGCCCTAGGGCAGCCGCGCCAACGGCTTTACGTGGCGCTGATCACCCTATGCGCCGGGCTGTGGGCACCCACCGTGGCGCAAGCCGTGGAGTTTGTGTTCACGCCACCGATCCGCGTCGAGCGCGCGAACCTGCCGGCCCCCCTGTACGTGAAGGTGCTTGGGGAGGAGATGGCCGAATCCGTGAACAGCGGCGTGCGCAACCAGCGGCCGGACGTGGCGCGATTTAGCGAAGCCTTATCGGCCATCCTCCAAGGCGACGAGGCCCTGGCCCGTCGCTACGTGACGGGGCCGCCGGAGCGACTCACGGACGAAGGCCTGGCGGCCAGTCTGGAGAAGTCCAGGGCTCGCTACTCGCGCTACGCGTTCTTCGTCGTCACCCACATGTTCAAGCTAGGTAAGGAGCGGGTGTTCGTGGTGGATGCCCGCGAGCAGCTCGCCCCCGAAGGTGACACCTTCACCTTCGTCATGACCGAGGCTGACGACGGCAGCTTGATGATCCCCTTAGGCTATAAGCCAAGCGATCTCGTGGCCCTGCTCACGCGCGCGGTGCGCTTAGCCGCGCGGGATCCGCGCCGTTTCCTATTCGAGCCCCTCGCGGACTTCAACGCCAAGCGACGCGGTGGTCCGCCCCTGGTGGAGGTGGCCGTGGGCCAGCCCGACGGTAATCGCTACGCCATCCTCATCGAGGAGCCGAGCAACGCCACGCGTGACGACGTGAACGCCTGGTACGAGCGCTTTCTCTCCATCGCTGACCAACTCGGCGTCAAGGGCGTCACGGGACTGGTAGATGAACGCAGCGCGGACCGGCTAACGCGCAACCTGAGCAGCACCGGTGGTGAGGCCAACAGCGACTTCTTCAAGGAGAACTTTGGCGGCGCCGTGCGCCAGGTATGGCGAAACGCGAGCCCAATCGAGATCGCTTTCCTGCAAACGCCGGGTGAGTTCCAGTTCGCACGCTCTCTTGCCTTTCGCAAAGACGAAGGCGGTCCGCGCACGCTGGTGAACCTCTTCTACCAGGACACGTTCATGCGCTGGCTTATCTCCAGCGACGTTCGCACGGCGCTTGCCGCGACGCAGTTTAGGGGCCTAGCCAGTGATTGATCGACGAGACGACAACAGGGACCTAACGACACCTGTCAATGGCAACTTCGCGTGTAGTGAGGATGAATCGATGACCATCGTGCCCCTAAATCGACGCTGCGCGAAGGGCGCTCGCGGCGCAGCGCTCGCCACTGCGTCCCTGCTCTGCATGGCCGGTGCCGCGCACGGCCAAACGCTCGACGAGAACTGTGTAATCAACATCCTCAACCGCACGGTAAACGTCGCCGAGGACGGCGGCTGGTCACTACCCAACGTACCTGCTAACCAAGGCAGGGTACGGGCGCGAGCCACGTGCACGCTGGAGGATGGCACTACCATTTCCGGGCAGAGTGATTTCTTCACCGTGCTCGAAGACGGCATCAGTGCGGTCGGCGAGATCGCCTTTGAGAACGTGGAGATCCCGAGCGCCATCAACTTCGCCTCCACCGAGACCATCGAGCTCATCGTGGTCAACGACAGCCGCCAGCTCGCCGTAAGCGCGAGCTTCAACGACGGGCGCACGGAGGACGTTACCGGCGCGGGCAGCGGCATCGTTTACACGAGCCTCAACCCGGAAGTGGTAACCGTGAGCGATAACGGCATCATCCGCGCCGTGGGCAACGGGGTGACGCTCGTGAGCGCTGACCTCAGCGGACAGTTCGCGGCGCGGCGCGTGTTGGTCAATACCACGGGCGACATGGACGGCGACGGCATCCCGGACTTTTTCGAGACCGAGAACGGACTCAATCCCGAAGATCCCGTGGACGCGCTGGAGGACCAGGACGGCGACGGCTTGAGCGCCCTCGACGAGTTCTTTCTTGGCACCGACCCGAACGCCGCGGACACGGACGGCGACGGCCTCAGCGACGGCGAGGAGGTGGAGCCGGGGACTGACGGCTTCGTCAGTGATCCGTTGCTCACCGATACGGATGGCGATGGCATTGGCGACGCGCTAGAAGTGACCTTGGGCACGGACCCGAGCGACGGCGGGGACGTGAACTACGACGCGGCGATCATAGACTTCCAGGTGACGCCGGACACCTTCACGATCGTCAACAACGACATCTTCCCGGCGCAGAACGAGGGCCAACAGCTCACCGTTGCCGCCACCTTGGTCGATGGGTCAGACCTGGATCTGACCAGCCGCGCACGCGGCACGCTGTACCAGGCTGCAAACCCCAGCGTATGCGATCTCGCCTTCCAGGGAGAAGGCAACGACCTGGACGGCTTCGTCGTCGGCTTTAACCCCGGCCTGTGTGAGATCACCGTGAGCAACGGCAGCTTCTCGCGCACGGTCAGCGGCACCGTGTCGGCCTTCGAACCCGTGGCCACAGCGGTGATCGACATTCCCGGTTACGCCAACAACGTGGACGTGGCCGGGAACGTTGCCTTCGTCGCGGCGGGCTCCGCGGGACTGGTTACCGTTGACGTTAGTGATCGGGAGAACCCAGTCCTCGGCACCACCATCAGTAGCGGTGGCGTCGGCATCGACGTCAAGGTCAGCTCCGGTTATGCGTTCCTCGCAAACGGCGACGTGGGCTTGGCCGTGTTCGACGTGGCTAACCCGCTAACACCAGTGGCCGTGGGCAGCACCTCGACGGGCGGGACGGCACAAGATCTGGTGGTCGCGGGCAACATCGTCTACCTCGCCAACGGCTCTGCGGGCCTGCAGATCGCAGACGTAAGCCAACCGTCGCAGCCCATGCTGCGCGGTAGCGTCAGCGGTATCGGCACAGCCAAAGGCGTAGGCGCGGACGCTGGTCTCGCCGTGATCGGTAGCGATAGCGGCCTGTTCGTCATCGATGTGAGCGATATCGACAACCCGGTGCTCGTGGGCACCTTAGCCCTTGCGGACGTAAAGGACGTCGTGGTCGACGACGGCTTCGCCTACGTGGCCGCCTTCGACGAAGGCTGGTACGTGGTCTCCTTGAGCGATCCCGCGGCACCGGTCATCGTCAGCGCCAGCATCGGCCAGGACTTCGTGCCCCGCGATGTGGCCCTGACCAGTGGCTTGGCCTTCTTCGCCGAACAGCTGTTCCCGAATGCCGTCGCCATCGTGGACGTGTTGATTCCCGATGACTCGTTCTTCATCGACACGATCGACCTCACCAGCCTTGGGGACTATGCCGGCACGGGCATCGCGCTGGATGTCGAGTACGCTTACGTCACCGGTGAGTTTTTCATCG is a genomic window of Pseudomonadota bacterium containing:
- a CDS encoding Ig-like domain-containing protein, encoding MTIVPLNRRCAKGARGAALATASLLCMAGAAHGQTLDENCVINILNRTVNVAEDGGWSLPNVPANQGRVRARATCTLEDGTTISGQSDFFTVLEDGISAVGEIAFENVEIPSAINFASTETIELIVVNDSRQLAVSASFNDGRTEDVTGAGSGIVYTSLNPEVVTVSDNGIIRAVGNGVTLVSADLSGQFAARRVLVNTTGDMDGDGIPDFFETENGLNPEDPVDALEDQDGDGLSALDEFFLGTDPNAADTDGDGLSDGEEVEPGTDGFVSDPLLTDTDGDGIGDALEVTLGTDPSDGGDVNYDAAIIDFQVTPDTFTIVNNDIFPAQNEGQQLTVAATLVDGSDLDLTSRARGTLYQAANPSVCDLAFQGEGNDLDGFVVGFNPGLCEITVSNGSFSRTVSGTVSAFEPVATAVIDIPGYANNVDVAGNVAFVAAGSAGLVTVDVSDRENPVLGTTISSGGVGIDVKVSSGYAFLANGDVGLAVFDVANPLTPVAVGSTSTGGTAQDLVVAGNIVYLANGSAGLQIADVSQPSQPMLRGSVSGIGTAKGVGADAGLAVIGSDSGLFVIDVSDIDNPVLVGTLALADVKDVVVDDGFAYVAAFDEGWYVVSLSDPAAPVIVSASIGQDFVPRDVALTSGLAFFAEQLFPNAVAIVDVLIPDDSFFIDTIDLTSLGDYAGTGIALDVEYAYVTGEFFIVGGDFGTTGDTTLSIAQYRRVGDTAGIPPTVQILAPEDGTQFVVNETIEVLVDATDDVLVAAVQLFNDNDVLLDTDTSPPYRLSATSLGATVGTKRVYAVATDLAGATAQTEALNFEVIEDPLTRVVGQVFLEDNPIEGAIVVCGGDSFTDETDSSGLFSIEGVPTLGQVSCVASIEVDGELFSGTSQSVSPLRDSVTNVGEITLLSFFFDEDFGTNLFQSDDDFDFRDFDPAFTFPFYGQVYTGVFINSNGRLTFTFGDGDFTESVGDFEDQPQIAPFFDDLNPNTGGAVWFKALPDRFVATWDALPEFSATGSNTIQANLFPDGRVVIAYRGLSAADAIVGVSNGATLDSVPFDLSTAPFAVNDVVNIYQQFTSSDRFDLDFKFLIFTPNGAGSFDVDLADGVVPEGEEPPPGEEPPPGEEPPPEDEFPPPEECEELELPPELCEFPEPPPDEVFGGVGGNRQGAQRLDGVTPNGRRVRRTGPRDVQYRPLVGGEAPAKAPAGN
- a CDS encoding carboxypeptidase-like regulatory domain-containing protein → MKINRLLNIAWSALLLGLLAAPAVGQIAPVSLELISSDRVDRFNFEYEYRLRVTNEGAQNASSVTATISTDSVYLTLVDDGASFGPVGAGDTVASTDTFRVRHNRRGPFNEDDLSYQFDAVLEPLLSVTIETPAPFTTVGGSPLEVTGTVQPEDAELTVNGESVVPSGGTFSTQVELSEGENIILARVMAGEMQVTDSLSVTLDTTPPAVTIDSHSEGGEVFTDTITVTGAVTDIVRGSSPQEETSVTVNGVAASVANSSYSASVPLVLGQNTITATATDLVGNVAARTITLIYSEPTGGQLVAESGDGQSAMIRQALAAPLVVRLTDAQAQPVPNETVVFRVTQGSGTVQTGLSGEERAVMATTDADGRASVNFTLGERAGTANQKVRAQVVGFPTQVVFTASALPRLGNKVSISTGNNQVGATGERLPLPLVVLITDSGANDVAGARVLFEASAGGGTFDNGASSQTVVTDMDGRAAVRLTLGTLSGRDAQRVTATLLDAENANAPPRAGFTASAFDAGPVSETTVVGVVLDNQDEPLEGVTVSIEGTERQDVTGADGQFRITEVPAGSVHVVADGSTIPGEDTYPNLSFPLVTIAGAQNELPAPIYMVRLDTDNAVFAGPEDVSLTLPRFPGFRLDIAANSVTFPDGSREGLVSVTPVNTAAVPMPPPDGMQPRFIITIQPSDTIFDPPARLTLPNFEGYEPGAQVEMFSFDHDLEAFVSIGLGTVSENGAEISSNVGVGVVKAGWHCGSQPGGSGCTNDCAECQQCDDNCVCQPDDSQMPESRCKECMGGEAVNKADGTMPDPDNMCILCMGGEEEEVSLGDWMAQAGSTFEFPAIFENEYETKINLIPGVMVNLTPSVSVNSGRIRDCCNKDTGELVTGGNVESSGSGMLTGSASASIFPPGGGLNQWDFEVELFDAFGVEVEIEAAGRVGVFLTAAFNFSGEVGFRTDTCNSEQCGFGNIGGNVTLDLAPTIQATACLEIEVFGDESENCLPELEITPIGLQGSIGGSLSFNGNSCDSGLSGEITLGQILLRAEVTIPGYGPFIGFEFVIFEGF